A window from Chromatiaceae bacterium encodes these proteins:
- a CDS encoding glycosyltransferase family 2 protein gives MKLIVQIPCYNEEHTLPQTVADIPRDIEGIDKVEILIIDDGSTDRTIEVARSIGVEHIVRNKKNMGLARTFRRGLDACLRAGADIIVNTDGDNQYAGADIPKLVQPILEGRADMVIGDRQTDKIAHFSGFKKFLQWLGSGVVRKLAGVWVPDTVSGFRAFSREAAIRTNVVSSFSYTIETVIQAGKKDMAVVSVPIATNPKTRESRLFKSIPAFIERQVSTIVRMYAMYQPLRVFFYLGSLLMLIGLIPILRFVYFYFVGDGGGHIQSLVLGGVFLLMGFIAYLAGLVADLISFNRQLLEMTLERVRRMELEQRRSGD, from the coding sequence ATGAAACTGATCGTTCAGATTCCATGCTACAACGAAGAGCACACGTTGCCGCAGACGGTGGCCGACATCCCCCGCGATATCGAGGGCATCGACAAGGTCGAGATACTGATCATAGATGACGGCAGCACCGATCGCACGATCGAGGTGGCCCGGTCGATCGGCGTAGAGCATATCGTTCGCAACAAGAAGAACATGGGGCTCGCGCGCACCTTCCGGCGGGGGCTGGACGCGTGTCTGCGCGCGGGCGCCGATATCATCGTCAATACGGATGGCGACAACCAGTATGCCGGCGCCGACATCCCCAAGCTGGTCCAGCCGATCCTCGAGGGACGCGCGGACATGGTGATCGGCGATCGGCAGACCGACAAGATCGCGCATTTCTCGGGATTCAAGAAGTTCCTGCAGTGGCTCGGCAGCGGCGTGGTGCGCAAGCTCGCGGGCGTCTGGGTGCCGGATACGGTCAGCGGCTTTCGCGCCTTCTCGCGCGAGGCGGCGATCCGTACCAATGTCGTGTCGTCGTTCAGCTATACCATCGAGACGGTCATCCAGGCCGGAAAGAAGGACATGGCCGTGGTCTCGGTGCCGATCGCGACCAACCCCAAGACCCGCGAATCGCGCCTGTTCAAGAGCATCCCGGCGTTCATCGAGCGCCAGGTCAGCACGATCGTGCGCATGTATGCGATGTACCAGCCGCTGCGCGTGTTCTTCTATCTGGGCAGCCTGTTGATGCTGATCGGCCTGATCCCGATACTGCGCTTCGTCTACTTTTATTTCGTCGGTGACGGCGGTGGTCACATCCAGTCACTGGTCCTCGGTGGCGTGTTCTTGCTCATGGGTTTCATCGCGTACCTCGCCGGGCTGGTCGCCGACCTGATCTCGTTCAACCGGCAGCTACTGGAGATGACGCTGGAGCGCGTGCGGCGGATGGAGTTAGAGCAGCGCCGGTCCGGAGACTGA
- a CDS encoding glycosyltransferase family 4 protein, with product MGRRGRILCATSNFPRWAGDSTTPFVLHLAQDLQALGWSVDVLAPHAPGCATRETLGGIKVERFRYLWPDSQQTVCYQGGALINLRKRRSNAIKLPLLVGVEWAAVMRRLASRRYDLLHSHWILPQGFTGVLAAKPFRVPHVITVHGGDVFALKGGVMASFKRFTLRNANAVTVNSSVTEAAVRELGPGAAPIHRIPMGVSVEHVAPDAEPVKAIRDRYLRDGGPLLVFVGRVVEEKGVRDLIDAVGILRSSLPGVRALIVGEGQDRPELEQYVASGGLVDSVSFTGWVQPDEVAYYMAAADIFVGPSRRAENGWVEAQGLTFLEAMVARVPVIATRLGGVVDSVQDGVTGMLVDERAPDQIADAVRTLAADPGLVERLKQTAHAEVTTRFSREVSAAAFSDLFSAQLNSAEPGRP from the coding sequence ATGGGGCGTCGCGGCCGAATTCTCTGTGCTACCTCCAATTTTCCGCGGTGGGCCGGAGATAGCACGACGCCATTCGTGCTGCACCTCGCTCAGGACCTGCAGGCGTTGGGATGGTCGGTGGATGTCTTGGCTCCGCATGCACCGGGTTGTGCGACCCGCGAGACACTGGGGGGCATCAAGGTCGAGCGATTTCGCTACCTTTGGCCGGATTCACAGCAGACCGTCTGTTACCAGGGCGGGGCCTTGATCAACCTCCGAAAGCGGCGAAGCAACGCCATCAAGCTGCCGCTGCTGGTGGGAGTGGAGTGGGCGGCCGTGATGCGCCGCCTGGCCAGCCGCCGTTACGATCTGCTGCATTCGCATTGGATACTGCCGCAGGGATTCACCGGGGTGTTGGCGGCGAAGCCGTTTCGGGTGCCCCACGTCATCACCGTGCACGGTGGAGACGTGTTTGCCCTCAAGGGAGGGGTGATGGCCTCTTTCAAGCGGTTCACGCTGCGCAACGCCAACGCGGTGACCGTCAACAGTTCGGTCACAGAGGCCGCCGTACGTGAACTCGGCCCGGGGGCTGCGCCGATCCACCGTATCCCCATGGGCGTATCGGTCGAGCACGTGGCCCCGGATGCCGAACCCGTGAAGGCCATACGCGACCGGTACCTTCGGGATGGCGGGCCGCTGCTCGTGTTTGTCGGGAGAGTGGTCGAGGAAAAGGGGGTGCGGGATCTGATCGATGCCGTGGGAATATTGCGCTCCAGTCTCCCCGGCGTCCGGGCGCTGATTGTCGGCGAGGGTCAGGATCGGCCCGAACTCGAGCAGTACGTGGCATCGGGTGGTCTCGTGGACAGCGTTAGTTTCACCGGCTGGGTGCAGCCGGACGAGGTCGCCTACTACATGGCTGCCGCGGATATATTCGTCGGCCCGTCGCGCCGTGCCGAGAATGGGTGGGTCGAGGCCCAGGGGCTTACATTCCTCGAGGCCATGGTGGCCCGCGTGCCAGTGATCGCCACTCGACTGGGTGGGGTGGTCGATTCTGTTCAAGACGGTGTGACAGGGATGCTGGTCGATGAGCGCGCGCCGGATCAGATCGCGGACGCGGTGCGGACGCTGGCGGCTGATCCCGGTCTGGTGGAACGCCTCAAGCAAACCGCCCATGCCGAAGTGACCACACGCTTCAGCCGCGAGGTGTCGGCTGCCGCGTTCTCCGATCTGTTTTCCGCGCAGCTCAATTCCGCCGAACCTGGCCGCCCATGA
- a CDS encoding methyltransferase domain-containing protein — translation MKIERLLSLVTKLSGARVLEVGTGAGYIAAYLSGRVGSDGAVSAVDVIDQRQLRDGFEFQLVTDTTLPFPDESFDICISNHVLEHVGDRSAQKHHLGEIRRVLRPDGWLYLAVPNRWTLVEPHFRLPLLSWFPRSMRDRYVRWMGRGSRYDCDPPSHSELATLLEDAGYKAREVSIEGVKVVGEIECAPGFKRWLLRHSDLWSRPLRGILPSYLFVACRWK, via the coding sequence GTGAAGATCGAGCGCCTGCTGTCCCTGGTAACGAAACTTTCGGGTGCACGCGTGCTCGAGGTTGGAACGGGGGCGGGGTATATCGCTGCCTATCTCTCCGGCCGCGTCGGGTCAGATGGCGCGGTTTCTGCCGTTGACGTCATCGATCAAAGGCAGCTGCGCGACGGTTTCGAGTTTCAACTCGTGACGGACACCACGCTGCCTTTCCCCGATGAAAGTTTCGACATCTGTATCTCCAATCATGTCCTGGAGCATGTGGGCGACCGCTCGGCGCAGAAGCACCACTTGGGCGAGATCAGGCGCGTTCTTCGCCCCGACGGCTGGTTGTACCTGGCCGTGCCCAACCGGTGGACGCTTGTCGAACCCCATTTCCGCCTGCCTTTGTTGAGCTGGTTTCCGCGTTCAATGCGTGACCGCTATGTCCGCTGGATGGGGCGGGGCAGCCGGTACGATTGCGACCCGCCCAGTCATTCGGAACTGGCCACCCTGCTGGAGGACGCCGGATACAAAGCCCGCGAAGTGAGTATCGAGGGCGTGAAAGTGGTTGGCGAGATCGAATGTGCGCCGGGTTTCAAACGCTGGTTGCTGCGCCACTCCGATCTGTGGTCCAGGCCGCTGCGCGGCATCCTGCCCTCGTACCTTTTCGTGGCTTGTCGATGGAAATGA
- a CDS encoding glycosyltransferase family 4 protein produces the protein MKVWLPYTRGGSGSDVFTRMLVDGLRRRDIDTVEQPFAHRLQYAPWLLGRVPPPPGTDLTLANSWNGFAFKRSGIPLVTIEHLFVLDPALSAYRSFAQGVFHKTLVAHFERASQRVSDVQVAVSRYTADAHHRVLGDPRPQVILNGIDTTFFTPHDQPKPTVSGRAVRLLFVGNLTHRKGVDMIAPIMQALGDGFELRYAVGLRTTDALASLPNATSLGRLDHDQVRNAYRDADLLLFPTRLEGLPLVAMEAMACGTPVIASNSSSLPEVIRDGVTGRLCAQDDTAAFANAIRELCADPENLRRMGEAAREDAVARFDLERMVGEYVDLFESL, from the coding sequence ATGAAGGTCTGGTTGCCTTACACCCGCGGTGGGAGCGGTTCGGACGTATTCACGCGGATGCTGGTCGACGGCCTGCGCCGACGCGACATCGACACGGTCGAACAGCCGTTTGCACACAGGCTGCAGTATGCGCCGTGGCTGCTGGGTCGGGTACCCCCACCTCCCGGCACGGATCTCACCCTGGCGAACAGCTGGAATGGTTTCGCCTTCAAGCGATCTGGCATCCCCCTCGTCACAATTGAGCACTTGTTCGTGCTCGACCCCGCGCTCAGCGCCTACCGCAGCTTCGCCCAGGGTGTTTTTCACAAGACCCTGGTGGCCCATTTCGAGCGCGCGAGCCAGCGTGTTTCGGATGTGCAGGTCGCCGTCAGCCGATACACCGCCGACGCGCATCATAGGGTGCTGGGTGATCCGAGACCGCAAGTGATCCTGAACGGGATCGACACGACATTCTTTACGCCGCATGACCAGCCGAAACCGACCGTCAGCGGAAGGGCGGTGCGGCTGTTGTTCGTGGGCAACCTGACGCACCGTAAGGGGGTCGACATGATCGCGCCGATCATGCAGGCCCTCGGGGACGGGTTTGAACTGCGCTACGCCGTGGGGCTCCGTACCACCGATGCGCTGGCCAGCCTTCCCAATGCCACGTCGCTCGGCCGCCTGGATCACGATCAGGTGCGCAACGCTTACCGTGATGCGGATCTGCTGCTGTTTCCGACCCGGCTCGAGGGGTTGCCGCTGGTCGCGATGGAGGCCATGGCCTGTGGCACGCCCGTCATCGCCAGCAACAGCTCGTCGCTGCCCGAGGTGATTCGCGACGGTGTCACGGGGCGGCTCTGTGCGCAAGACGATACCGCTGCATTCGCGAACGCGATCCGGGAGCTTTGCGCCGATCCGGAGAATCTGCGGCGAATGGGTGAAGCCGCACGCGAAGACGCGGTGGCACGTTTCGACCTGGAGCGGATGGTCGGTGAGTATGTGGACCTGTTCGAATCGCTTTGA
- a CDS encoding glycosyltransferase family 2 protein — MNAPLISVIVPTFNRAAYLGAAVQSALGQVGIDALEVVVVDDCSTDDTASIVAQFSGDKVRFVRHEVNRGGGAARNTGIEEARGRYVAFLDSDDQWHPEKLMKQLAALDRSTCPEETLCYTQVRALSSHGTEILPRRAKRAEESVGTYLFTNAGHIQTSTILLSRELAMRTRFDPQLRRHQDYDFCLRADRLGADFVLVDQPLVTWRHDNRGDRISKSVGVEVSEAFLDSRREQLGDAAAAAFWVRQIFPRKIRSSPVASLRELTRGVVKGVLPMRWYFDWVGGVVRRRLHLIRSEGGV, encoded by the coding sequence ATGAATGCTCCGCTGATCAGCGTCATCGTTCCGACGTTCAACCGTGCCGCTTACCTTGGCGCGGCGGTGCAAAGCGCCTTGGGGCAGGTCGGGATAGACGCGCTTGAGGTCGTGGTTGTAGACGACTGTTCTACTGACGATACAGCGAGCATCGTGGCGCAGTTTTCCGGTGACAAGGTTCGGTTCGTGAGGCACGAGGTCAATCGAGGCGGTGGAGCCGCACGGAACACCGGGATAGAAGAGGCAAGAGGACGGTACGTCGCCTTTCTGGATTCCGACGATCAATGGCATCCTGAAAAGTTGATGAAGCAGCTGGCCGCGTTGGACAGATCGACGTGCCCCGAGGAAACGCTGTGTTACACGCAGGTGCGCGCGCTGTCTTCGCACGGCACTGAAATATTGCCTCGCCGGGCGAAGCGGGCGGAAGAATCGGTGGGCACCTATCTGTTCACGAACGCGGGTCATATTCAGACGAGCACGATTCTGCTCAGTCGCGAGCTTGCGATGCGCACAAGGTTCGATCCGCAGTTGCGGCGGCACCAGGACTACGATTTCTGTCTGCGGGCGGATCGTTTGGGTGCCGATTTTGTGCTCGTGGATCAACCATTGGTGACCTGGCGGCACGACAATCGGGGCGACCGAATCAGCAAGTCAGTTGGCGTGGAGGTGTCCGAGGCGTTTCTCGACTCGCGCAGAGAACAGCTCGGCGATGCAGCGGCGGCAGCATTCTGGGTGCGACAGATCTTTCCCAGAAAGATCAGGTCCTCGCCTGTTGCCTCTCTGCGTGAATTGACGAGAGGCGTTGTGAAAGGGGTATTGCCAATGCGGTGGTATTTCGACTGGGTCGGGGGGGTGGTTCGTCGTCGGCTACACCTCATTCGAAGTGAAGGTGGGGTTTGA
- a CDS encoding glycosyltransferase: protein MESLPFVSVVVPVYNDKGGLAICLRALIDQSYPPDLFEIIVVDNGANPRIGEVVGEESGIRLIAEDTPGSYAARNAAIAAARGDVFAFIDADIEADPNWLYEGVSAIDTDPKFGLVGGAVEFSFADPGRPSLAELTDSLIHFDQEKYVEIFHYSGAGNLFTRRDVFDRVGLFNPGLRSGGDREWGNRVHQKGLTLKYVPSAKVYHPARTSLAELIVKARRVSGRQKLEMGSVAPLKKFLQYGETVVRGLMPPISQIKDARRRYKGGIARFAMVVGAIYLLKIVRTYEFVRISVGGEPLRE, encoded by the coding sequence ATGGAGTCGCTGCCATTCGTCTCCGTGGTGGTTCCCGTATACAACGACAAGGGGGGGCTCGCCATTTGTTTGCGGGCACTGATCGACCAATCGTATCCACCGGACCTGTTTGAGATTATCGTGGTCGACAATGGCGCGAACCCGCGTATTGGAGAAGTCGTCGGCGAAGAGTCCGGAATCCGGCTGATCGCCGAGGATACGCCCGGGTCGTATGCCGCGCGCAACGCGGCGATCGCTGCAGCCAGAGGAGATGTATTCGCCTTCATCGATGCGGACATCGAAGCAGATCCGAATTGGCTATACGAAGGCGTCAGTGCTATCGATACCGATCCCAAATTCGGGCTCGTGGGTGGGGCCGTAGAGTTCAGTTTTGCGGACCCGGGCCGACCGAGTCTTGCCGAACTCACCGATAGCCTGATTCATTTCGACCAGGAAAAGTACGTCGAGATTTTTCACTATAGCGGCGCAGGAAACCTGTTTACCCGTCGAGATGTGTTTGACCGGGTCGGCTTGTTCAATCCTGGGTTGCGATCAGGCGGCGATCGGGAGTGGGGCAACCGTGTTCATCAAAAAGGGCTCACACTCAAGTATGTGCCTAGCGCTAAGGTCTATCATCCGGCTCGGACAAGCCTTGCCGAGTTGATTGTGAAGGCGCGTCGAGTGAGTGGCCGGCAAAAGCTGGAAATGGGCTCTGTTGCACCACTAAAAAAATTCCTGCAGTACGGGGAGACAGTTGTTCGCGGGCTCATGCCGCCGATTTCTCAGATCAAGGATGCCAGGCGGCGGTACAAAGGGGGGATTGCTCGCTTTGCCATGGTTGTTGGCGCGATTTATCTGTTGAAGATCGTGCGCACTTACGAGTTTGTGCGCATTTCTGTTGGTGGGGAACCGTTGAGAGAATAA